Proteins encoded together in one Impatiens glandulifera chromosome 1, dImpGla2.1, whole genome shotgun sequence window:
- the LOC124936336 gene encoding probable indole-3-acetic acid-amido synthetase GH3.1, with protein sequence MEISGLKSSPLGQPANEKDAKELESMEKMTRNTDSIQEKVLCEILSQNAETEYLERFHLNGATDRETFKSKVPIVTYEDLQPYIHRIFNGDRSPILCSLPISEFLTSSGTSAGERKLMPTIHEELERRQKLYNLLVPIMNLYVAGLDKGKGLYFYFTKAETRTPGGLPVRPVLTSYYNSEQFKNQPQDPYNVITSPIEAILCIDSFQSMYTQMLCGLLNRLEVLRLGAVFASGLIRAIKFFQLNWQQLASDISSGILDPKITDEGLRLVMSDILRPSPELASFIVKECQGEKWKGIIARIWPNTKYLDVIVTGAMAQYIPTLEFYSAGLPMACTMYASSECYFGVNLKPLSKPSEVSYTIMPNMAYFEFLPCNNSSPRLVDLTDVLVGEEYELVVTTYSGLCRYRVGDILRVTGFHNSAPQFKFIRRKDVLLSIDSDKTNEAELQTAIENASELLFEFNTTVVEYTSHTDTKTIPGHYVIYWELMVKDPFDPPSEELLGRCCLAMEESMNSVYRQGRVSDHSIGPLEIRVVKNGTFEELMDYAISRGASINQYKVPRCVTFPPIMELLGSRVISTHFSPGLPYWSPERRPTRPGK encoded by the exons ATGGAAATCTCCGGCCTGAAGTCATCTCCACTCGGCCAACCGGCGAACGAGAAAGATGCGAAAGAACTTGAGTCGATGGAAAAAATGACGAGAAACACAGACAGCATCCAAGAAAAGGTGTTGTGCGAGATCCTAAGCCAAAATGCTGAGACCGAGTATCTGGAACGATTCCACCTGAATGGGGCGACCGACAGAGAAACCTTCAAGTCCAAGGTTCCCATTGTTACGTACGAGGATCTACAACCCTACATTCACCGTATTTTCAACGGTGATCGCTCCCCAATTTTATGCTCTCTTCCCATTTCCGAGTTCCTTACAag TTCAGGAACTTCAGCAGGAGAGAGAAAGCTTATGCCTACCATCCACGAAGAGCTGGAACGCCGCCAGAAGCTCTACAATCTCCTCGTTCCTATCATGAACCT ATATGTGGCCGGCTTGGACAAAGGAAAGGGACTTTACTTTTACTTCACAAAAGCCGAAACAAGAACACCTGGAGGCTTACCGGTAAGGCCAGTCCTCACCAGTTACTACAACAGCGAGCAGTTCAAGAACCAACCACAAGATCCTTACAACGTGATAACAAGCCCAATAGAAGCCATCCTCTGCATCGACTCCTTCCAAAGCATGTACACTCAGATGCTCTGCGGTCTCCTCAACCGCCTCGAAGTCCTCCGGTTGGGGGCGGTCTTCGCCTCCGGCCTCATCCGCGCCATCAAGTTCTTTCAGCTCAACTGGCAACAGCTGGCGTCCGACATCTCATCTGGGATCCTTGATCCTAAAATCACTGATGAAGGACTCAGACTCGTCATGTCTGACATTCTAAGACCTAGTCCTGAATTGGCAAGCTTTATAGTCAAAGAATGCCAAGGAGAGAAATGGAAAGGAATTATCGCGAGGATTTGGCCTAATACAAAGTATCTTGATGTCATCGTGACCGGAGCCATGGCTCAGTATATTCCGACACTCGAGTTCTACAGCGCCGGTCTTCCTATGGCGTGTACTATGTACGCTTCCTCGGAATGCTATTTTGGGGTTAACCTTAAACCCTTGTCGAAACCGTCCGAGGTATCTTACACGATCATGCCGAACATGGCTTACTTCGAGTTCCTCCCATGCAACAATTCGTCACCTCGGCTCGTCGACTTAACCGACGTTCTAGTCGGAGAAGAGTACGAGCTCGTGGTCACTACTTACTCCGGACTATGCCGATACAGAGTTGGCGACATTCTCCGGGTAACCGGTTTCCACAACTCAGCTCCTCAGTTCAAGTTCATCAGGCGTAAAGACGTGCTCCTCAGTATAGACTCAGACAAGACAAACGAGGCCGAGCTTCAAACCGCAATCGAGAACGCGTCCGAGTTGTTGTTTGAGTTCAACACCACTGTTGTGGAGTACACGAGCCATACGGACACCAAGACAATACCGGGTCATTATGTGATTTATTGGGAACTCATGGTAAAGGACCCGTTTGACCCACCGAGTGAGGAACTTTTGGGCCGGTGTTGCCTTGCCATGGAAGAGTCGATGAACTCGGTTTACAGGCAGGGTCGGGTCTCGGATCACTCGATTGGCCCACTTGAAATTCGGGTCGTGAAGAATGGTACGTTCGAGGAGTTAATGGATTATGCTATTTCTAGAGGTGCGTCCATCAATCAGTATAAGGTTCCGAGATGTGTGACTTTCCCACCAATCATGGAGCTCCTCGGTTCGCGGGTAATCTCTACTCATTTTAGCCCGGGTTTGCCTTATTGGAGCCCCGAACGACGACCCACCCGACCTGGAAAGTGA